Genomic segment of Dasypus novemcinctus isolate mDasNov1 chromosome 4, mDasNov1.1.hap2, whole genome shotgun sequence:
CGCCGCCCTCCCCTCCTGGTTCATGTAATTCCACAGGTGCAGCGCGTAGGAGTTGTTGAAGCTGGGCTCCGTGTCCCAGACCTCATAGTAGCGCCTCCACGCTGGGTAGGAGATGGGGTAGAATCTCTGGGGGTGCAGGAAGGAGAAGTTCGCGCACCTGAGGTCGCTCACCTCCTGGAAGTCTCTGAGTTTGCACCACACCCTCAGCACCCGCGTCATCAAATTGGGGCCCTGGTGGCCCCAGATGTCTGAATTGTAGTGCTCGACGAAGTTTTCCatgcacacccacaggaaggggtgCTGGGGGAGGAACCCAAACACCCCATTGCTGGAGTAATGAGAGGCCTGCGCTGCCAGAAAGTTCTGCTCGGGGATGGGCTGGATGGAGATGAGGTCGGTGTCCATGTAGATGCCGCCGTATTTCCAGATGACGGCCAGGCGGGCCGCGTCCGAGCTGACGTGCAGCCAGTTTCTCTGGGCCGTGATGTTGAGCTGCAGGAGCAGGTACAAATCAGCCACGGGCGGGGCgatggtgggggagggaggagtttGGGGATGAGGTATGGGTCGGGGGAATCGGCCAGCTCCCCCAAACTCTAGTTGCCGAAAGCCCTATTTTCCAAATGTATCAGACTGACCTCTGCCCTCAaaagttgccttttttttttttttataattttttctgaaGAAGCTTTAGGTCACGTAAaatacataggggattcccatatgcccctcccacaccttcccacttcaacatccttcattagcgcgGGACGCTTGTTACAAGCGAGGAACCGAGGACTaccgtttacactatagtttacgctttgtcccacacaattttgtaagttatgacaaaatatataatggcctgtctcCGTCACTGCAAGGTTGTGCAGGACGAATGCATTGTCCCCAGAATGCTTTAAATGGAAAGTTTACATCAATCAGTATCGATGGAAGATTTAAGTAGTTTTGAAGATTTTAtgaacttattattttttaaatgaaagaaattaaagcagaGGAAAGGTGAAGAAGACACCCAGAAGGAATTTCATCAAGAATTGTGTCATTCTTCAGCATGGGAGTGCATTTTTCACATTGTGTCAATACCTAATGGTGAAGGCAGaatcaaaaaacaaattaaagtcccaaaaatgccaaaAGATGCTTAAGAGAAAAATACACTAGGAAACTGGAGAAATGGCCATGTAACAAAGATCAGTATGTGGGCTATTTGAGAAACTGGTGAAAGAACCTTAAAAGGCTGGCGtgagtcaataaaataaaaaaataaaaaataaaaaaggctggCGTGCTTTCCTTTGCTGGCTTATTAATCCCTTCAGTGACATTTGTTGAGGTCCTTCTTACTCTGTGCCAAGCTGCTACAGCTGCGAAAAAGCAGAGCGAGGGTGTTTTCCCCGGGCAGGGTGGCGGGCTCTTTTGTATAGGATCCTGCAAAAGCCCCTTGAGTGGAGAGGTCAATGAAAGCGGGTGGGCGAACCATGCAGATACCGGGAAAAGGGGATCCTGGGTAGAGGGGCAGCGAATGCAGGGGCTCCTAGACAAGCACACCCTGGGCACGTGCAGGAAGGAGGAGAAAGTGTGACAGGAGAGGGGCAGGAGATAAGAGCGGAGAGATGAGGGCGCGGCGAGGGGTACCGTTGGCCGCGGTAAGGACTTCGAAATTATTTGGAAGGCTTGGAAGACAAGAGCGATGTGATGTGAATTAGACCACAAAGGGGCACTCAGGCTGCTGGGTGGAAAACCGGCTGCAGGGTGTGGGGACTGAGGGGCTGGCAAGGGCAGAAGCAACGAGTCAGGTTAGGAGGCAGTTGAAATAATCTAGACAGGAGGTGACGGCGGTTTGGATCAGGGTGATTCCAGGGCGCGTGAGAAGTGATCTGATTCTGGTGTATGTCCGAGACAGAGCTGGCCAAGATTTGCTGATGGATTGGTTATGGGGCGGGAGAGAGAGCAAAGATGACTGCAAATGCTAAAATGTGAGCAAAACAATGActtctaaaagaataaaagtaaatCGTTGTAAATGGTCATGTTCCTGTATTTGAAATGATAACATTTGGAGTACAGAAAAtatagttttctgaatttaaCTGTATCGATTAAAAGAGTGAACAATGATCCTTGTCTTTTAACAAAATAAGCCTTCTTCAAAATTCTGCTGTAGAGCCAAGTGAAAGCAAGTCAACTAAGACTTGGCAGAAATCgtcagtcattaaaaattatCACTTTCTATACAATTGATGACAGCTAACATTTATCAATAACTGTTCCAACTTCTTTACAACTGACACGAATCCTCAGAGGTAAGTACTattgttattcttatttttcaagtgaAACTCCTGTACCAAGAAATTCAGTAATTTGTCCAAGAGAGGCATAGTTcagatttgaacccagggagTCCAGCTCCAGAGATCCGCTCAGTGAAAAGAAACAGGGTTTTAGGAAAATAAGTACATTTGATTATTTGGTAAAAGTCGTGCTCGTTAGTGAATGACCCAGACCCATTGGGCAATTGGATATCAAAAGTTGCAAAGAACCCGAGGATGAGAGAGTCAGCCTTGATGTGGGCGTTGGACTAGCATGAGAGCTGCAAAAGGGGTGAGTGTGGGGAGAAAAGGGGGCTCACAGAGCAGTTGTCCTGCCACACAGTGCTCATCCTGGGGCATCTTCAAGGGCTCACCCAGTGGTCACCAGCAGGTGGTGGCACATTCGTCCTCCCTAACCGTTGCCCCCAGCTAACCCGTGGTGGCCCACCTGGAGGCTGAGCCTGCCCACCACCGAGTCCCAGGTGTGTGCCCGCTGCAGGTGCACAGACCAATATCACACCACGCAGGAACAGATGGGCAGACACTTGAGGCTCTGCAGCCCACTGAAGAGAAGCTAACAGGCCCTTAAACCCCAGCAGTTGAGATCCAGTTCAGAGGAGCCCAAACTCTGCTCCACGGGACATTAGCTCCAAGGGAATAGATCTGTTACCCTGAAAAAGCATTCCATTCTCAAACACGTTTGGCAAATACCGGGTTAAACCAAGTTCAAGTTTCTTTAGCTCAGTTCTGTACGGAGCCTATCATATTCCCCTCTGCAGGTTATGTCTATGAGAAAAGGAGGTAGTGTGTAGCATCTCCCAAACTAATTTGATGAGTAACCTCTTTCCAAGGAGCAAAGCACCATTCGGGTCATTTGTGTCTAGCCCAGCTGTGGGCAAACCAAGGCCCACGGGCAGCTGCTGCCCGTTTGTGCGCAGTGTCCGAGCCCCGCTCTGGCTGGCCAGCACCGTGAACCACGGGGCCGAGGCAGgctgtccctttctctcccagCGCCTGCCTCCCTGGCCGGGCACCTGCTTTGCCAATGCCCGGGGACCCGCTGGTTGCCACCTGCATTTTGGGGACTCCCCTGTTGGCCCTTGTGGGGGACCTCGAAGTGGAATCCCAAGCCCGTGAATCACATCACCTCCTCCCAAGTTGAGATTTCTGCAATCCTGCATCTCCCCGAGGAGAGAGGGTCGCACTGGGATCTGGGGAGTCACTGGGGCAGCGAGTGAAACTGACCACGGAGCCTTCTACGCTCCCCACAGGCGTGCTGCTCGGTGCACAAAGCGCCTCCAGCCCCCGGCAAGCGAATGAGCGCGAGGGGCGCCAAGCAGGCTCAGCTCCCCGACAGCCCACCAGACCCCAGGCCACTGCAGTGGGGCAGAGGaggccttttctctctttccGTGTAAATACCGTATAGGTCGAGTATTGGCCACCCAAAGGTATTAGGTCCTACTCCCTGGAACCTGCGAATGTCACCTTACATGAGAAAAGGGCCTTGCAGATGTGGTTAAAGTAAGGATCTTGATGGGGGGTACTCTTGGACTCTATGGGCGGGCCCTCACTGCCATCACAAGTGGCCTTCTCCGCTGCAGGCGAGGCAGATGtcacagacacagaggagaagaggGTGTGGAGACCAAGGCAGATGGGGTGACGGCCGCTCCCCGGGAAAGTCAGGAGGAAGACGCCTCCTTTTCGGTGGAACTGACTTTGGGCTGCTGGACTTCAAAACTGTGAGGgaataaatttttgtattttgaagtcacaagtttgtggtaatttgttacggCAGCTCTAGAAATCTAATGCGAGTACCTACACAATAGCCTCAATCTGGCCTCTTGGCCTGCAgagcctgaaatatttactatctggccctttacagggAAGCATTTTGCCCACCTTCTGTCTAACCCATGCTTAGAATTTAGAAAAACTTTATGTGATAtccaaatatattattttgatgtcagttttttaattactttattttttaaaataatattatttgggGAGCCAGTATAGTTTGGCGGTTGAGCACTGTCTTCCCATATATGAGGACCGCCCCggtcccaaaaaaaaaaaaatttttttttcttaatttataaaattaacatTGTCATCAGTAAGTTCATTCCTAATCCATTCATACTAAAACATCTGCTATTACTGTGTATTGCGTATTTTCTTCAACCTTTTTTTCCATATAGATGTGTGTGGGTTTGTGCACAGCTAAAATCATTGTAACTATTATAATTACATTATACcgtaaggtttttttttatttccgtATTTTGATGTAGTCTTCTTATCATATGTAAAGCTTGCATAATGGAACAACTGAGAGGTTGTACTATAATTTCCTTAAGCGTTACCTGACTGTGGGCCCTCTGTGAGTGAGATGTTTAGCTGAAACATTATTTCCTTGTTCTGTTACACTTCTCGGTGAAGATTACAAAATTCCTAGGAGCTCCAGGAGTTTTCTTCGTCATATCTTAATACAACCCAATCTCATATGCAGCTGATCCTTCATGAATTTTCTATATACATCATTTTCAAGTTAAATATTTCCTCGTTTCCCCCTCAGGTGGAAAAAAGTTTAACATAGATGAATTTAAAACTGCCCTTGAAAAATAAGTAGTCTATTCACCTAGAAAAGACATAGAAACACGTTCAATTAAGAATAGTCTCAAAAgtaacttagaaaaaaaaaagaaaaggtaaccTAGATCCTGAAAGAAATAAGGCTGGAAGGTCAAAGACACCTGCTCACTTGAATCAGGATTCAACGTGGCAGAAAGAGGATGGGGCCAGAGTCAAGGGGCCGGGGTCTCATCCTGTCTGGGACGCTGGGTCCCTGACACTGAGTTTATCCGCCTGTGAAATGAAGAGGTTGGATTCATTTTCTGTGCTTCCTCCCAACTTCGACCTTCTAAGAGCCCCGCAACACTTACCTGAGTGTACCACGCAGCCAGCGGTGTGCCTTCCAGCAGCCTTCTCATATCCAAAGGGAAGAGGAAAACATTGTCTATTGCCGAGAGGAGAGAGAAGGCGGCGTGGGTGGAGTTCGGGGACAGGGGGGTGGAACTGTTGAGCCCCTTCATCAGGAAGACCACCGGCTGCCCCGGGTAGGTCCTGGCCGCTGACTCCACGGCGCAGGAGACGAGCGGGCGTGGCTCGGTCCTCTCCGAGGTCTCCAGGAACACGATGCCGCGCCCGGGGCTCAGCAGGTCTGCCGGCCGCTGCGGGGACGGGGAGGGCGgcaggcaggggagaaggcagcggGACTTCAGGGTCAGCTGGTAGAGAAAGACGCTGCCCAGCAGCAGGAAGGCCGACAGCGAGAGCTGGAGCGCCTTCAGCATGTCCACGTCGCTCACCCAGCCTGCTCCTCCAAGGCAACGCAATTAACTGAAAAATAATGCTCTGATCAGGAGAGCATGCACAAAAAGAAAGGGACACACCTAGGTAACTTATAAACTGAGGTGAAAAAGTCCTCAGTAAAGGACGATCCAAGCAAGCCCAGCACTGTTAAAGAGGAAAAGGCATCATAACCAGCTAGGGTTTATCTGAGGAATTCGAGAATGGCTGGGCATtggaaaataattaattaataagGTAGCTATTGATGGAGTGCATTATCTtaacagacaaaagaagaaaagccaTATGATCATTTTGGCTCAATTAGATGCCAAAAAGTGATCGAATTTGACACCCAATCttgatttcttaaaaatacaAGGGAAGCTTCTTAAGCTGATAAACTATGCCTACCAGAACATATAGCAACCACTGTACCTAATGTGAAACATTTGAACCTTCCCTGTTAAAGTCAGGAATATAATATCTCTGCTACCATTCAACATCATTCTCGTTCTTTCAACCAATGCAATGAAATAAGAGAAAGGAATTTCTACTATGAATATAATAAAGGAAGAGACAAAAGTATCACTAGATACAGAAAATATCTTGCCTACTTAGTAAATCCAAGATAATATACTGAAACTCCAATAGAACTAAGATGAAAATGAACCAACAAGGCCAAAGAGCATCGACACACCAGAATCAACAGCTTTTCTGTACATCGACAAAAACCAATAAGAATATGTCATAGgcaataaaaacatatttcacaAGAGAATGaaacacttaggaataaactgaataatataaatgaatcCTTCCTTAAATTAATATAAAACGATAGTAAATACTTCTTTGGGCTAAtagtgccaagcactgttctcaGCATTTTCAACAATTTAGCCCATTTAACCCTAATCCTATGAGGGGGATACTATtatcatcccattttacagatgaagtaaCTCAGGCCCAGAGATGTCAAGTCACTTATCCATTTATCTAAGGTCTCAATGACCAAATGGTGaggccaagattcaaacccaggcagcctggTTCCAAAGTCTGTGCTTCTAATCTTCACCTGTTCCTGATTCTTTATCACTTCAGTACAAGCCCAAACAAagcttcattaaaatttttatgaaatttaacaagATGATTCTACAATTCATCTCAGAAAGAAAACAggcaagaagaaaatagaaaatattgaagGAGTGATAAGAAATCAGTGGGAAGAGATACGCAGGGCCGACATCAAAATCAGTGGACATAAGGAATGCAAAAGAATCCAAAAATAAACCCATATTCCTATTTATGAGAATTTAGTGTATGATAAAAGTATGATAGAGTTGGCGTTTCAGATGAGGGAGCAGTGGATGGACTAGTCAGTAAATGGTGTTGGAGTAACTGGCTCTCCAAgtggaaaagaaattaaattagatcCCTCTCTCCCTATATACACCGAAATGAAGTTGATGGAAAGGCTAAACGAAAAACACTTAGAAGTATGAGAAGAAAACTTAGGagtttgcttttataattttgaggaaataaagacaaCTGTTAACAAGTTGTGTATGGACATACGAATGTTTGTTAAAGGACTGAAAAAGATCTGGAAGGACATATTCCAAACTAGTGTCAGTAATTACCACTGGTTAGGGAAGTAAGATTTGAGGCAGCAGATGGAAAAGGCAGACCTTAACTTTTTCTCTACATGCTCTTTTATTGGCTACAGGAATGTATTTGTGAACTACCTATATAATCATAAGTAAATACACATATAAAATTTTCGAAATACAAGTTAGTCTCAATTATCACATAGGCAAGTCATTTCCAGGATCCTTGGAATGAGGTGTAATCAGCTGCTAGTTTGCAAGCTGCTGGCCTAGAGTAAGACAGACAGAAAACCGGGCCAATGACTGCGTCCCCTTGTCCGGCAGCTGTTTACAATTCACATTCACACACCAACCCTCCAAAATCCAGAGGAACACCTAGTGCAACACCTTCCCTTTGTAAAGGAAGGAAACTGGGGTGCTCTCGGTGAGAGACCCCCCACCCTCCGGCTTCCTAGGCAAGTGGTCTTCCAGCACACTGCTCTGCTCCTCAAAACCCAAGAAAGGGGTGACTCTGGACAAGCTGGAGCTGGGGCTGCAGGAGTATGAGCACACTTGGATTTGGTATAATAAACCACAGTATTTCATATGCATCTATGAGAGCGAGAATAACACATTACAGCTAAAGGATGCTCCCTGTGGGAGGTTCTCTACTTCTAAAACTCTGGAAATCTGGGATCCCTCATGTCTCCTCCCATACTCATTTTCtcttaattgattttcaaatgttaccTGAAAACACCTTTTTGAACCTTGAAAAGGGATTCTGATTTCTGTTCTCACTCCACTCCTACTGCCTCTTTTTCTAGACAACCGTAAGGATATGAGGATGACACTGTTGGAATAGTGCAGTGTGGGCATTTAAGTGTGTCCATCAGTTTCCAGAGGCTTAATCCCAACTTCTTCCCAGAGAGGAAATCCTAATGGTCCCAAGAGAGAAAAGTGGACTGGACGTTCCAAAGATTAACTCCAAGAAAAAGAGCTACAAACAAAAAGGTTTATAAAGGAAAAGGGTCCACGAGGAAATCACATTTTCCACCCAGAATGGAACGGTGATGTGGATTTGACTTTATCTGAATTACATCTATAAGGAATCTGAAGTCATGgtgaaattatttccattttagacagttgacaaattaaaaacaatgtctttttttattaaaccACTTATTAAATcaaattatatgaaaatatgaCCTAATGTTTTCAGCTTTAAATCCCTCATTATCAGCAGCAAAggttttaaaacaataatagcCACCCTTTATTactatgttattattattatgttccAGTCCCTGGGGAAGCCTCTGAGGCTTTAGTACATAAATCCTCATAAAAAATCGATACTCTTATCTCCTCTTTTTTGAGATGAGCAAACTGGAGGTTAAAGAGTAAGATAACTTGCCAAGATGATACAGTTAGCAATGACTCAAACTGCGTGCACCTGCCTTTGACCAAGGCCCAGGTTCTGAACCGTTACCTGTAACACCTCTCCCTAGCTCCAGCTCTAGCTCATTCCAGGAGAGCAGAAGTCTCAATTCTTGAATGACCTATTTCTCACATTCCACATAGCTCttctaataatagtaataataacaataataacaatgaatCAGCGCTTACCTTCTATACCAGGAACATGCAGTCAGCTAGTACTCTAGGTCTTCGAAATGGAGACAAGTTTTTTCCTGCTGTACTTTCTGATAAATTGCCACCTAGTCTTCCATGTCAACAACACTGGGGGAAGTAACTCATTGGCAGAAGTTTAAAGTTAAACACAAGTTCTCAGGAAGCCCCGCCCCTTACTAAGTTCCCCCAAATACAAAGACTTGGGGGAAAAAGGAAGCTCACAAGGTGTATCAGGTGACCCACACGTAATGCTGTGTACTCATGGATCTATCAGGAGGGATGTAAGATTTGAGAACATTTCACCTGGAGAAAACTGGATCATAGCTTAATCCTGGAGCCAACAGATCTTGTGCCACAACATTTTAGCTTAAACTGAAATCATGGACAGACTTGGGAAAGTTTCTTCACCGGACAGTCCTGTAAGAGGGTCCCAACTCTCCCCTTGCAAGTGCAAGTTcccattaaaagaaaagaaattcccTCACCACAAATAAGGAATGGACAAACTCCAGTAATCCAGGGACCTGGTGATCGGGATGAGCATCGATTCCCTAATGTCTGTTCCAGGGCTGCAGGAAGGATCCTTTCACCGAGCAGTTCCGCTTGTGGGGTATGAGCTTCTTTCCACGCTCACAAAGTCAACTTCATCACCTTCCACTGATGTGGGGCTCCACATCTCCCAAGGTGATGTCACTCTCCTCTGGTCTGCTGCCCACCACCCCTGGAATGGATACACCCAGTAATCCACTTAGGAGCCATCCTCTGCTCCGGGAGTCACCTGTCTTCAGTCTAGAGTCTTCCCCTGGCCGAGAAGAGGTATGCACCGTTCTCCCTGGGTGCTCTCCTGTGAAGAGGGAAGATCCCTTCCTGAGCAGTCTTTGGATCCTGACAGAACAGGCCCAGTGTCAGGGGAGTTAAAAGTGTCCCACTCATTTATGGCTTCTTGTTTTCGATGTACCTGAAACTCCCCAGGAACAGCTCTTTAGGTCTTTACACACACCTCTTATTTTGGAACCGAATTTCTGCTCTGGTCATCGTCAGTTCTGTGCTTAGAGTGCCTTGGCCCCTTTCCAGGGTTCCCTGGCATTGGATAGATTGGTTGTGCCTTCATtacagaggggagggggagagcagagcccctggtggcttttttttttcaggtgaatGAAATCTATTTCCCAATAGATTTTTTCTTCCCCcaccctgttatctgctctctgtgtccatctgctgtgtgctcttctgtgtctgcttgtattctcattaggcagctccaggaaccaatcctgggaccttccagggtgggagagaggagattactctcttgcaccacctcagctccctgttctgctatgtcttcttattttctctcctctgtgtctcttattgcgtcatcttgctgcaccagctctcagtgtcAGTCAGCTCTcatgcatggggcagctttcccacgctgggtggcattcccatgcaagGGGCACTCCTGCACCAggtggcattccagcatgggccagcactccatgtgggccagctcaccacatgggccagtttgcccttaccaagaggccctgggcatcgaaccctagacctcctatatggtagatgggagcccaattggttgagccacatccgtttttTTAgagccatttaaaaatttttttttttaattttaaaaatttttagagaaGGAAATCCATTTATAAGAAGGAAATCCTCAGGCCCATGTGGGAGTTGACAAGGTACAGGCAGAAGCCCACAGTCAGGGTAGTGGTACCTGGAGCCTTTCCAGAGCGCAGCCTGATGTCCTTCCTTCCCAAGCCCTCTGAGCCACCCTACCTGTGGTTTCCACGGCCTCCAGATCCATTCCTTCAGCCTTCCCTTCTGTGTGAAGAGCAGCCCTACCCTCCCATCCTCTGCTCTCCTTTCTGCCCTATCTGGTCTCTACCACACTGACTTTCTGTCCATGTGGGCAGGTGCCATAGTAGCAGCTCCTAACCAGAACTCCACAGATGCCTAGCAGTTGCAGGAAACCCTGAAGGCCAACACTATAGCTTGTATATATATAGCTTGTATAGCTTGTGGACACCACCTAGCCACAGCTTCTCCTACAAATTACCTTCCCTAAGGAATGTTTCTGATTTTTGACCTTCCATGGCACCTCCTCTGTTCAAAATTCCTCCAGATGTCTTCCCCACACAGTGTCAGGTCTTCTCCAACCAGCCAAGCAACTCGTGGGAACTCCAGTGTAGATATCTGTGTAAAGACGTACAGAGAGCTACTTGCCTTTGAGCAATGGGTGCATCTGAATGCCGTGAAGACAGTCGCACATACACCCAGGAGTTTCCTACTGTTCCTGGGAGTTTCTGCCTCGTGTGAGAGAGTTCTCACCACCTCCATTATAATGTAAGCCAGGAACCGTCAGCCCAAAGGAGAGGTAGTCTGTGGGCCTAGACAGTTGCTGCCAACAGATGAAACCTGAGGAAATGTAGAtgaacagaatgggaaaaaacctCTGGATCCAATGCTCTTTCTGCTTTACAATGCTGCTCTTTGGACGTTTGGCGCTAGTGTAGAGAAAACGCAGCACAGGGAGGTAAGATGGCGGATCTGGACTAGAGAGTTCCTCAACAATTCACTCTTATGGATAACCCCTGATAACCTCAGCTGGAAAGTGTTTGCTGTATGGGGTTTAACTCCCTCTTGTATAAAGAACCTACTGTATCAAGAAGGGaaagctaaaagaaattttaagagtaaatgtttgttgaattaaatTGCTCGTAGAAAGCACACCTCAATTCTGTCGTTTCAAGGAACTCAGGTTTATTGCaaggaggaagtgttccagtcaGCAGTACTTGTCCTATTTACTTTGGAGCCTTTGGAACTAAAGTTCCGGTTCTGAACATTCCTGTTAAACAAGGGGGACTGATAAACTCATTAAAGCGTTCAGCTATCAACAGAGCAAAACCAATACCCAGGGTGGTATCTTATCAGCATTGCCAATTCCTTCCACCACTGTTGTGAAGCTGGAATGAAGACTGCTGTGTTGGGTTCTCATGCATGAGGAGAGAGCAGGAGAGAGTGGGAAACAATCACCATAATACTTGAAAGCTCTtgggataataataaaataattaatgtcCATTAAGTCATTGAGGAGTGACCttaattatttaatcaattccaaaaaaaaaatgttttttgctAAAAATCAGTGAACGCGTGCCACAGGAAAATCTCCTTTTCCTGAAGCAATATTTTAAACTGTTCAGCATTTCTAAGAAAATGGCTTTAACCTTGTGTTTCTGGCAAAAATACTTTTTGTACTCCATTCATTCTAGTCAAACGTGCCCCTGTTGCAAAGCCTTACAGAGCTACTAAGAGTATATTTCTGGGTTCGCTCTTGAAGTGACTAGATTCACACATGGAGTTTCCTCGTTCTTAAATGTGTTTTCTGATGAAAGAGGGCATGGAGTGTAAAGGCAGGGAGATGAGGGAAAGTAATCGTCGTAGGTGGGCAGTTGTGCCCAGTGTCACTCTCAAGGCAAAGAGCAGGGTCTGCAAGAAGCCGCAGGACACGTGGCGCCAGCCTGGCCCCTGGAGGGCTGCTTGCAAAGACTTTGCTGATAATTTCTGTAAgccaatggctgcaccattcaattcctaccaacagtgtatCAAAGTTCCAATTTTTCAATATCCTTACcagagtttatttttcttttccttaataatagccattctagtgagcatgaagtggtatctcattgtttttactCACATTACCCATATGGCTaaaaatgttgaacatcttttcatttgcatattgggcatttgcatatcttctttggagaaatatcaaGTCTTGTGCATTTTTTTCACTCAGTTATTTATCtcaccccccgccccaccccaccccagagaGGGCTCCCCcgtttgtctgcttgttgcatgctcattgtgtccacttgctgtctgctcgtcttccttaggaggcatcagaaacagaacccaggaccccccatgtgggaggcaggcacccaactgcttga
This window contains:
- the A4GNT gene encoding alpha-1,4-N-acetylglucosaminyltransferase: MLKALQLSLSAFLLLGSVFLYQLTLKSRCLLPCLPPSPSPQRPADLLSPGRGIVFLETSERTEPRPLVSCAVESAARTYPGQPVVFLMKGLNSSTPLSPNSTHAAFSLLSAIDNVFLFPLDMRRLLEGTPLAAWYTQLNITAQRNWLHVSSDAARLAVIWKYGGIYMDTDLISIQPIPEQNFLAAQASHYSSNGVFGFLPQHPFLWVCMENFVEHYNSDIWGHQGPNLMTRVLRVWCKLRDFQEVSDLRCANFSFLHPQRFYPISYPAWRRYYEVWDTEPSFNNSYALHLWNYMNQEGRAAVRGSHTLVEKLYRRYCPRTYESLIQGPERPVTGEPGPGDQRSRGGVAAA